A single genomic interval of Daucus carota subsp. sativus chromosome 1, DH1 v3.0, whole genome shotgun sequence harbors:
- the LOC108213556 gene encoding receptor-like protein 7, translating into MKMRNCNLCFFTISMMLIFLKLQHHLVASSLSPHLQKLALFHLKQSFTITPPRFPCSYYSYEDNEGYEIPSRPKTMSWSMSTDHCTWDGVSCDNKTGDVIGLDLSCSQLEGAILPNSTLFQLSHLRFLNLSHNNFSLSSQFPPEFGFFAKGLTHLNLSNSYLSGRVPSGISHLYKLVSLDLSDNDGTKLEEEVFKSMLQNLTHLGVLNLNNVNISSIFPVNISTSLRVLQLLYTGIHGVVPQEVFHLPNLELLDLLYNYDLRATLPKVKWGSKATLQHLHLSEINIDGGIPDSIDFLKDSLVSLYLGGCNLSGPIPRSIGHLVQLTQLGLHDNNLNGPILTFFTNLTDLRYIYLEGNNFTGPFPSFLAHSSKLVVLHIESNSFTGSLPRSLFHHPSLEYLFLELNAFTGPLHEFDSSRSRLQYFSCSSNLLNGSIPHSFSQLVNLTDLDLSSNNFTGVLDLEMFSGLEFLERLDLSDNSLSVTSTISGTLPPTLIYLGLSSCNMKEFPRFSTDANIFLDSIDLSNNKIEGEIPHWIGSLGLSYLNLSHNKLIGGLEQLPWGYINYLDLQDNKLNGSLPTLMCNSSSLEILNLSHNNLSGVLPICHTNLTQLSVLDLRRNKIQGNIPATLSNFHNLETINMNGNQLQGSIPSSFAEFDSLAVLDLGNNQINDTFPRCLEALPNLQVLVLKSNKFCGLINTSSKIVHPFPSLRIIDLSDNEFSGPLPAKYFRNFKAIMNSDVSKIDRSYMNHSFYYSDSTALVIKGVVIELVKILTIFTTMDVSRNQFEGEIVESIGNLVSLRYLNLSHNHLRGHIPRSIGKLTVLESLDLSSNELEGEIPPQLTGLYSLAVLNLSCNQLRGRIPEGSQFNTFEIYSYAGNFELCGKPLSKKCENYVRVHKEDEEDEDEYYFFSGFTWEAVVIGYGFGVVPAFIAGYLMLLARKPKWFAGIIGRELGLKIRRMEIRMR; encoded by the coding sequence ATGAAAATGAGGAATTGCAACCTCTGTTTTTTCACCATCAGTATGATGCTCATCTTCTTGAAGTTGCAGCACCACCTGGTGGCTTCTTCATTAAGCCCCCACTTGCAGAAACTTGCCTTGTTTCACCTTAAGCAAAGCTTCACAATCACTCCTCCTCGCTTCCCTTGCTCCTATTATTCCTACGAAGATAATGAGGGGTATGAAATTCCTTCTCGGCCAAAGACAATGAGTTGGAGCATGAGTACTGATCACTGCACATGGGATGGAGTTAGCTGCGACAACAAGACAGGGGATGTTATCGGACTGGATTTAAGTTGCAGTCAGCTGGAAGGAGCCATTCTTCCTAACAGCACTCTCTTCCAACTCTCTCATCTCCGCTTCCTCAATCTTTCTCATAACAACTTTTCCCTCTCCAGTCAGTTCCCTCCGGAATTTGGTTTCTTTGCAAAAGGTCTGACGCATCTCAACCTCTCTAATAGTTATTTATCAGGGAGAGTTCCCTCTGGAATCTCTCATTTGTATAAACTAGTCTCACTTGATCTCAGTGACAATGATGGGActaaacttgaagaagaagtattTAAATCAATGTTGCAGAATTTAACGCATCTCGGAGTGCTTAATCTTAATAACGTTAATATCTCCTCTATTTTTCCCGTGAATATCTCTACTTCTTTAAGAGTTCTTCAATTGTTGTATACTGGTATACACGGAGTAGTACCCCAAGAGGTTTTCCACCTTCCCAACTTGGAATTActtgatttattatataattacgACCTGAGAGCTACATTACCCAAAGTTAAGTGGGGAAGTAAAGCTACCCTCCAACaccttcatctttcagaaatcAACATAGATGGAGGTATACCTGACTCAATAGACTTTTTAAAGGACTCATTAGTCAGTTTGTATCTGGGCGGCTGTAATTTGTCTGGGCCTATACCAAGATCCATTGGGCACCTCGTTCAACTTACTCAGTTGGGCCTCCATGATAATAATCTCAATGGCccaattttaactttttttaccAACCTTACAGACTTAAGATATATCTACCTTGAAGGTAACAATTTTACGGGTCCGTTTCCCTCTTTTCTTGCCCACTCCAGTAAACTAGTTGTGTTGCATATTGAGAGTAATAGCTTTACTGGATCCCTACCTCGTTCGTTGTTTCACCATCCATCCTTAGAGTACTTGTTTCTGGAACTTAATGCATTCACGGGTCCACTACATGAATTTGATTCTTCTCGGTCCCGGCTGCAATATTTTTCTTGTTCCAGCAATTTACTCAATGGATCCATTCCACATTCATTTTCTCAACTTGTCAATCTCACTGACCTAGATTTGTCTTCAAACAATTTCACCGGGGTTTTGGATTTGGAAATGTTTTCAGGCCTCGAATTTCTAGAACGTCTTGATCTTTCTGATAACAGTCTTTCAGTGACAAGTACAATCAGTGGCACTCTCCCTCCTACGCTTATATACTTGGGCTTGTCATCTTGCAACATGAAAGAGTTTCCTCGCTTTTCAACAGATGCAAACATCTTCCTGGATTCTATAGACCTATCAAACAATAAAATTGAAGGGGAAATTCCACACTGGATTGGGTCGCTGGGGTTGTCCTATCTGAATCTTTCTCACAACAAACTAATAGGCGGTCTTGAGCAACTGCCTTGGGGTTATATTAATTATCTTGATCTCCAAGACAATAAGCTGAATGGATCGTTGCCCACCTTGATGTGTAATTCCAGCTCTCTTGAGATTCTAAATCTCTCTCACAACAATTTGAGTGGTGTACTCCCCATTTGTCATACAAATTTGACTCAGCTTTCGGTGTTGGATCTGCGGAGGAATAAAATTCAAGGAAACATTCCAGCAACCTTGTCAAATTTCCATAATCTGGAAACCATTAATATGAATGGAAACCAATTACAAGGAAGCATTCCTTCTTCATTTGCTGAATTTGATTCTTTAGCCGTTCTTGATCTTGGAAATAATCAGATAAATGATACATTCCCCCGGTGTTTGGAAGCTCTTCCAAATCTCCAAGTTCTTGTTCTCAAATCTAACAAGTTTTGTGGTCTTATAAACACGAGTTCTAAGATTGTACACCCATTTCCTAGCTTGAGAATCATTGATCTGTCGGACAATGAGTTTTCAGGTCCACTGCCAGCAAAATACTTCAGAAACTTCAAGGCTATAATGAATAGTGATGTAAGCAAAATAGATCGTAGTTATATGAATCATAGTTTCTATTACAGTGATTCCACGGCTCTGGTGATTAAAGGAGTAGTCATAGAGTTGGTAAAGATATTAACTATTTTTACAACCATGGATGTGTCAAGGAACCAGTTTGAAGGGGAGATTGTAGAATCAATTGGAAATCTGGTGTCACTTAGATATCTCAATTTATCACATAATCATCTCAGAGGCCACATACCACGGTCGATTGGAAAATTGACTGTGCTGGAGTCACTAGACCTCTCATCCAATGAACTTGAAGGAGAAATTCCTCCGCAACTCACTGGTTTATATTCACTTGCAGTTCTAAATCTTTCTTGCAACCAACTTAGAGGCCGTATACCAGAAGGGTCACAATTCAATACGTTTGAAATCTACAGCTACGCCGGGAACTTTGAATTGTGTGGAAAACCCTTGTCAAAAAAGTGTGAAAATTATGTGAGGGTACACaaagaagacgaagaagatgAGGATGAATATTACTTTTTCAGTGGTTTTACATGGGAAGCGGTGGTGATTGGATATGGGTTTGGAGTGGTGCCTGCATTTATCGCCGGGTACTTGATGTTGCTGGCACGGAAACCAAAATGGTTTGCTGGAATCATTGGCAGGGAATTGGGCCTCAAGATCAGGAGGATGGAGATTAGAATGCGATAA